From Alienimonas californiensis, a single genomic window includes:
- the proC gene encoding pyrroline-5-carboxylate reductase has protein sequence MTNDPTIGFLGCGKMATALAGGLVKTGFAGPERVLGSARSAASRDAFAAGTGEAKTFDATDGGNAQLAAASDVLVLSVKPYQLREMLRATANDRKPEALIVSVAAGVTLETLEAAAGKGARVVRVMPNTPSLVGAGAAGFTRGTHATAEDAAFVRSMLECVGVAEEVSEPLLNAVTAVSGSGPAYGFLFLEALADAGVKAGLPRDTAQRLAAATLRGAAAMVEETGEHPAVLKDRVCSPGGTTIAAVAALEEHGLRRAVHAAVAAAAARSKEMANE, from the coding sequence ATGACGAACGACCCCACGATCGGCTTTCTCGGCTGCGGCAAGATGGCCACGGCGCTCGCCGGCGGGCTGGTGAAAACCGGCTTCGCCGGCCCGGAGCGGGTGCTCGGCTCCGCCCGCTCCGCCGCCAGCCGGGACGCCTTCGCGGCCGGGACCGGCGAGGCGAAAACCTTCGACGCCACCGACGGCGGCAACGCCCAGCTCGCGGCGGCGTCGGACGTGCTCGTGCTCTCTGTCAAACCCTATCAGTTGCGGGAGATGCTGCGGGCGACGGCGAACGACCGGAAGCCGGAGGCGCTGATCGTCAGCGTCGCCGCCGGGGTGACGCTGGAAACGCTGGAGGCCGCCGCCGGGAAGGGAGCCCGGGTGGTGCGGGTGATGCCGAACACGCCTTCGCTGGTCGGTGCCGGGGCGGCGGGGTTCACCCGCGGCACGCACGCCACGGCCGAAGACGCCGCCTTCGTGCGGTCGATGCTGGAATGCGTGGGCGTGGCGGAGGAGGTCTCCGAACCGCTGCTGAACGCGGTCACGGCGGTTTCCGGCAGCGGGCCGGCGTACGGATTTCTGTTCCTCGAAGCCCTCGCCGACGCCGGCGTGAAGGCCGGCTTGCCGCGGGACACGGCCCAGCGCCTGGCCGCCGCGACGCTGCGGGGGGCCGCGGCGATGGTCGAGGAAACCGGCGAGCACCCCGCGGTGCTGAAGGACCGTGTGTGCAGCCCCGGCGGCACGACAATCGCCGCCGTCGCCGCCCTGGAGGAGCACGGCCTGCGACGGGCCGTCCACGCCGCCGTCGCCGCCGCCGCCGCCCGCAGCAAAGAGATGGCGAACGAGTGA
- a CDS encoding YraN family protein has protein sequence MLQGLRNRWLGDRGERIAERALREAGVKILHRQRRTRCGELDLIGRDGDGRFVFCEVKTRTAGPGETPRFGRPAEAVTLAKQRQITRSALAFLKAEGLLGEAACRFDVVEVVTPEDGGEPVVTHLPHAFEATGVDSMFS, from the coding sequence GTGCTCCAGGGCCTCCGCAACCGCTGGCTCGGCGACCGCGGGGAGCGGATTGCGGAGCGGGCACTGCGGGAGGCCGGGGTCAAGATTCTCCACCGGCAACGCCGGACTCGCTGCGGGGAGCTCGATCTGATCGGCCGCGACGGCGACGGTCGGTTCGTCTTCTGCGAGGTGAAGACCCGCACCGCCGGCCCCGGCGAGACGCCCCGTTTCGGCCGCCCCGCGGAGGCGGTCACCCTCGCCAAGCAGCGGCAGATCACCCGCTCCGCGTTGGCGTTTCTCAAAGCCGAGGGCCTGTTGGGCGAGGCCGCCTGCCGGTTCGACGTGGTCGAGGTCGTCACGCCGGAGGACGGCGGCGAGCCCGTCGTGACGCACCTGCCGCACGCCTTCGAGGCGACGGGCGTCGACTCAATGTTCTCCTGA
- a CDS encoding aminotransferase class V-fold PLP-dependent enzyme yields MQTVYLDHAATSLPKAPGVADAVRAALELPSPGRGNTRRGAEAAALLTRCRSAVARLLGVGSPDRIVFTAGGTDALNLALFGLLKPGEHAVVGDLEHTSVTRPLAALRGGGGVLSTLSSDEDGLYRPDELDALLSAPPAAPLVALSHGSNVVGTVQPVAELAAVCRERGALLLLDACQTAGHVPIDVDGWGVDLLATGAHKGLLGPPGVGVLIVGERAERRLTPTRLGGTGGGGGDDMPAELPHRLEPGTPNLPGIAGLLAAVEWIEGEGVGALHARSVECLGRLIDRLAALPGVRILGPPDAAQRCGLVSVTLPGWESMEAAAVLDASFGVECRAGLHCAPGAHARYGTRAEGGAVRFSVGPFTTPAEIDAAAEAVTALLS; encoded by the coding sequence GTGCAGACCGTCTACCTCGACCACGCGGCGACCAGCTTGCCAAAAGCCCCCGGCGTCGCCGACGCCGTGCGGGCGGCGCTGGAATTGCCCTCCCCCGGCCGCGGCAACACCCGCCGCGGGGCGGAGGCCGCCGCTCTGTTGACCCGCTGCCGCAGCGCCGTCGCCCGGCTGCTGGGCGTCGGTTCGCCGGACCGGATCGTCTTCACCGCCGGCGGGACCGACGCCCTCAACCTCGCTCTGTTCGGTCTGCTGAAGCCGGGCGAGCACGCGGTCGTCGGCGACCTGGAGCACACCTCCGTCACGCGGCCGCTGGCGGCGCTGCGGGGGGGCGGCGGCGTCCTGTCGACGCTCTCGAGTGACGAAGACGGGCTGTACCGGCCGGACGAACTCGACGCGCTGCTGTCCGCGCCGCCGGCCGCTCCGTTGGTGGCGCTGTCGCACGGTTCGAACGTCGTCGGCACGGTTCAGCCGGTCGCCGAATTGGCTGCCGTCTGCCGGGAGCGGGGCGCCTTGCTGCTGCTCGATGCCTGCCAGACCGCGGGGCACGTGCCGATCGACGTCGACGGCTGGGGCGTGGACCTACTGGCGACCGGCGCCCACAAGGGGCTGCTCGGCCCGCCGGGCGTGGGCGTGCTGATCGTCGGCGAACGAGCCGAACGGCGCCTCACCCCCACCCGGCTGGGCGGCACGGGCGGCGGCGGCGGGGACGACATGCCCGCCGAACTGCCGCACCGGTTGGAACCCGGTACGCCCAACCTGCCGGGCATCGCCGGGCTGCTGGCGGCGGTCGAGTGGATCGAGGGGGAAGGCGTCGGGGCGTTGCACGCCCGCTCGGTCGAGTGCCTCGGCCGGCTGATCGACCGCCTCGCCGCCCTGCCCGGCGTGCGGATTCTCGGCCCGCCGGACGCCGCCCAGCGGTGCGGGCTGGTCTCTGTGACGCTGCCGGGGTGGGAATCGATGGAGGCCGCCGCCGTGCTGGACGCCAGCTTCGGCGTCGAGTGCCGGGCCGGCCTGCACTGCGCCCCCGGCGCCCACGCCCGATACGGCACGCGGGCGGAAGGCGGGGCCGTTCGCTTTTCCGTCGGCCCGTTCACCACCCCCGCGGAGATCGACGCCGCCGCGGAGGCGGTGACGGCGTTGCTCTCCTGA
- the truD gene encoding tRNA pseudouridine(13) synthase TruD translates to MTDAPAPHHVPRLHGDLPGVGGALKAEPADFRVSEVPAYEPCGEGPHLYLRVRKTDVSAEALTAHLARTLEVGKRDVGVAGLKDRRAITEQWVSVPATAEPRLAEANAAGVEVLEARRHTNKLKTGHLRGNRFDVRLRGVLPDAVDRAAPIVERLRTVGFANAFGDQRFGKGNSTLALGLGLLRGEKTDRDVPAKRRKFLVRLALSAAQSDLFNACLADRLSDGTAGTVLPGDVMQVRGSGGLFLVPELPMKQDLAEEQSRADLDETAVTGPLFGPRMKGPTGDPARREAAILAAAGLPDNAFRRFAKLTPGARRPYLVRPADLAVTAVSDEDGVPGLRIRFYLPSGSYATVLLRELIGDESPSETS, encoded by the coding sequence ATGACCGACGCTCCCGCCCCCCATCACGTCCCCCGCCTGCACGGCGACCTGCCCGGCGTGGGCGGGGCGCTCAAGGCGGAGCCGGCCGACTTCCGCGTCTCCGAGGTGCCCGCCTACGAACCCTGCGGCGAGGGGCCCCACCTCTACCTGCGGGTCCGCAAGACGGACGTCAGCGCGGAGGCCCTCACGGCCCACCTCGCCCGCACGCTGGAGGTCGGCAAGCGGGACGTCGGCGTGGCCGGGCTGAAGGATCGGCGGGCGATCACGGAACAGTGGGTCAGCGTGCCCGCGACCGCGGAGCCGCGACTGGCCGAGGCGAACGCCGCCGGCGTCGAGGTGCTGGAGGCCCGCCGGCACACGAACAAGCTGAAAACCGGCCACCTCCGCGGCAATCGCTTCGACGTCCGGCTCCGCGGCGTCTTGCCGGACGCCGTCGACCGGGCGGCGCCGATCGTGGAGCGGCTGCGAACCGTCGGCTTCGCCAACGCCTTCGGGGACCAGCGGTTCGGCAAGGGCAACTCCACGCTCGCCCTCGGCCTCGGCCTATTGCGGGGGGAGAAGACGGACCGGGACGTGCCGGCGAAGCGGCGGAAGTTCCTCGTGCGGCTGGCCCTGTCCGCCGCTCAATCCGACCTGTTCAACGCCTGCCTCGCCGATCGGCTCTCCGACGGGACCGCAGGAACCGTCCTGCCCGGCGACGTGATGCAGGTCCGCGGCAGCGGCGGGCTGTTCCTCGTCCCCGAACTGCCCATGAAGCAGGACCTCGCCGAGGAGCAGAGCCGGGCCGACCTGGACGAAACCGCCGTCACCGGTCCGCTGTTCGGCCCCCGCATGAAGGGGCCGACGGGTGATCCCGCCCGCCGGGAAGCCGCCATCCTGGCGGCCGCCGGCCTGCCGGACAACGCCTTCCGCCGCTTCGCCAAGCTCACCCCCGGCGCCCGGCGGCCCTACCTCGTGCGGCCCGCGGACCTCGCCGTGACGGCAGTCTCGGACGAGGACGGCGTCCCGGGCCTGCGCATCCGCTTCTATCTCCCCTCCGGCAGCTACGCGACCGTGCTGCTGCGGGAGCTCATCGGCGACGAATCGCCCTCCGAGACTTCTTAG
- the nth gene encoding endonuclease III gives MRTVLSRLKAAYPVAECALHHESPFQLLAATILSAQCTDARVNQTTPALFARFPDAPALATADVKEVETLVQSCGFFRSKAKNLVGMATALVERHGGEVPRRLEDLVTLPGVGRKTANVVLGVCFGIAEGVVVDTHVGRISRRLAFTTESDAVKAERDLCELLPRSRWVSFSHRLILHGRSVCDARKPRCGECVLRSVCPRVGVGGTGEE, from the coding sequence GTGCGCACCGTACTCAGCCGCCTGAAGGCTGCGTATCCGGTCGCGGAGTGCGCGCTGCATCACGAGTCGCCCTTCCAACTGCTGGCCGCGACGATTCTCTCCGCCCAGTGCACCGACGCCCGGGTGAACCAGACGACGCCCGCCCTGTTCGCCCGCTTCCCGGACGCCCCCGCCCTGGCCACGGCGGACGTGAAGGAGGTTGAAACCTTGGTGCAGAGCTGCGGGTTCTTCCGCTCCAAGGCGAAGAACCTCGTGGGGATGGCGACCGCCCTGGTGGAGCGGCACGGCGGGGAGGTGCCCCGGCGGCTGGAGGACCTCGTGACGTTGCCCGGCGTGGGGCGGAAGACAGCGAACGTGGTGCTGGGCGTCTGCTTCGGGATCGCGGAGGGGGTGGTGGTGGACACGCACGTCGGCCGGATCAGCCGCCGGCTGGCCTTCACCACGGAGTCGGACGCCGTGAAGGCGGAGCGGGATCTCTGCGAACTGCTGCCGAGATCGCGGTGGGTGAGTTTCTCGCACCGCCTGATCCTGCACGGCCGCAGCGTGTGCGACGCGCGTAAGCCGCGGTGCGGGGAGTGCGTGTTGCGGTCCGTCTGCCCGCGAGTGGGGGTGGGAGGGACAGGGGAGGAGTGA
- a CDS encoding alpha/beta hydrolase: protein MPAAATLAARYADWPWWAKSSVRLLVILAVTYLFVAAALFVLQRRMIYPAGRSDVRLEAADFAGGRDLRDVTATTADGLALHGWLTRAPGGPAKAADRRAILYLHGNGGDRRIRLGETDAYNALGWDVLLFDYRGYGENPGSPSEPGLHRDGRAFWEATRTLGYPPERIVIAGTSLGGGVATPLAARLCEAGTPPAGLLLRSTFNSLVSAASGRFPWLPVGLLLRDRFDSAAAAGRVACPVFQAHGEADGIVPLELGERLFAAFPSESAHGVSKCWLALPATGHNAVRIEGGAAYAAAERAFLTDVLPAE, encoded by the coding sequence ATGCCCGCTGCCGCGACCCTCGCCGCCCGTTATGCAGACTGGCCGTGGTGGGCGAAGTCGAGCGTGCGACTGCTCGTCATCCTAGCCGTGACGTACCTGTTCGTCGCGGCGGCTCTATTCGTCCTGCAACGGCGGATGATCTACCCCGCCGGCCGCAGCGACGTCCGACTGGAGGCGGCGGACTTTGCGGGCGGCCGCGATCTGCGGGACGTGACCGCGACGACCGCCGACGGCCTCGCGCTGCACGGCTGGCTGACCCGGGCGCCCGGCGGGCCGGCAAAGGCCGCGGACCGCCGGGCGATTCTGTACCTGCACGGCAACGGGGGCGATCGCCGCATCCGTCTTGGGGAAACCGACGCCTACAACGCCCTCGGCTGGGACGTGCTGCTGTTCGACTACCGCGGCTACGGCGAGAACCCAGGCTCCCCCAGCGAACCCGGCCTGCACAGGGACGGCCGGGCCTTTTGGGAGGCGACGCGGACCCTCGGCTATCCGCCGGAGCGAATCGTGATCGCCGGGACCAGTCTGGGCGGCGGCGTGGCGACCCCGCTGGCGGCGCGGCTCTGCGAGGCCGGCACACCGCCGGCCGGGCTCCTGCTGCGGAGCACGTTCAACTCGCTCGTCAGCGCCGCCTCGGGCCGCTTCCCGTGGCTGCCGGTGGGCCTGCTGCTCCGCGACCGCTTCGACTCGGCCGCCGCGGCGGGACGGGTCGCCTGCCCGGTGTTCCAGGCCCACGGGGAGGCGGACGGAATCGTGCCGCTGGAACTGGGCGAACGGCTGTTCGCGGCCTTTCCGTCCGAGAGCGCCCACGGCGTCTCCAAGTGCTGGCTGGCCCTGCCGGCGACCGGGCATAACGCGGTGCGGATCGAGGGGGGAGCAGCCTACGCCGCCGCGGAGCGAGCCTTCCTGACGGACGTGCTGCCCGCGGAGTGA
- a CDS encoding UDP-N-acetylglucosamine 1-carboxyvinyltransferase: MDAFPTATLRSMKRSSDIGRTGTLAVTGGTPLRGRVRVGGSKNAALPMLAAALLTDGPTTLRRVPDLTDTGLMLELLRGLGASVEDDRGTVRIDAAHVRPGDRPFEPSPGRVAAMRGAVCLLGPLLARCAMSGGGSVRLATVGGCDLGPRPIDRHLAAFEALGATVARDHGGVTVSVDRLRGAEIYLSAPPAPGLPPAPTVTGTANALCAAAIADGVSVLHGAAREPEVVAVGELLNAAGARIEGLGTDVLTVTGVRRLRGVSGRCPAAVVPGDRIEAATWMIAAAATGGRIVVDGVEPSEVAAVAAALRASGARVSICGSAGHRSIRVDSCGRPTAFEVRSAAFPGLPTDVLPQLAALAAVADGTSLLTDDVFPDRNAHLSRLPRFHASVERAGATAVITGGDLHGGEVHAPDLRAAAALLIAALAAEGSSRIGRASVLLRGYERPAEKLRALGATLGAPNWRVGKRPAARPGRGGWRPAGPRRILGRTRPVSPETSACSALA; this comes from the coding sequence ATGGACGCATTCCCGACGGCAACGCTGCGCAGCATGAAGCGGTCCAGCGATATTGGTCGAACTGGCACGCTGGCCGTAACCGGCGGGACCCCGTTGCGGGGTCGGGTCCGGGTTGGCGGTTCGAAGAACGCCGCCCTCCCGATGCTCGCCGCCGCCCTGCTGACGGACGGCCCCACCACGCTGCGACGGGTGCCGGACCTGACCGACACCGGCCTGATGCTGGAACTGCTCCGCGGGCTGGGGGCGAGCGTCGAGGACGACCGCGGCACGGTGCGGATCGACGCCGCCCACGTCCGTCCCGGCGACCGGCCGTTCGAGCCCAGCCCCGGACGCGTCGCCGCGATGCGGGGGGCCGTCTGTCTGCTCGGCCCGCTGCTCGCCCGCTGCGCGATGTCCGGCGGCGGCTCGGTGCGGTTGGCGACCGTCGGCGGCTGCGACCTCGGCCCCCGCCCGATCGACCGGCACCTCGCCGCCTTCGAGGCGCTAGGGGCGACCGTCGCCCGGGACCACGGCGGCGTGACGGTCTCCGTGGATCGGCTGAGGGGCGCGGAGATTTATCTTTCCGCTCCCCCGGCCCCCGGCCTGCCGCCGGCGCCGACGGTCACCGGCACCGCGAACGCCCTGTGCGCCGCGGCGATTGCCGACGGCGTGTCCGTGTTACACGGCGCCGCCCGGGAGCCGGAAGTCGTCGCGGTGGGCGAGTTGCTGAACGCCGCCGGCGCCCGGATCGAGGGCCTCGGCACGGACGTCCTCACCGTCACCGGCGTGCGGCGCCTGCGGGGCGTGAGCGGCCGCTGCCCCGCCGCCGTGGTGCCGGGCGACCGCATTGAGGCCGCCACCTGGATGATCGCCGCCGCCGCCACCGGCGGCCGAATCGTTGTCGACGGCGTGGAGCCCTCCGAAGTCGCCGCGGTGGCCGCCGCCCTGCGGGCCAGCGGCGCCCGGGTCTCGATCTGTGGTTCCGCGGGCCATCGGTCGATCCGTGTGGACTCCTGCGGGCGCCCGACCGCGTTCGAGGTGCGCTCCGCCGCTTTCCCCGGCCTGCCGACGGACGTGTTGCCCCAACTGGCCGCGTTGGCCGCCGTCGCCGACGGCACCAGTCTGCTGACGGACGACGTATTCCCCGATCGCAACGCCCACCTCAGCCGCCTGCCCCGCTTTCACGCCTCGGTCGAGCGGGCCGGCGCGACCGCGGTGATCACCGGCGGCGACCTGCACGGCGGCGAAGTGCACGCCCCGGACCTGCGGGCCGCCGCCGCCCTGCTGATCGCCGCCCTCGCCGCGGAAGGTTCCAGCCGCATCGGCCGGGCCTCGGTGCTGCTGCGGGGCTACGAACGCCCGGCGGAGAAGCTACGGGCGTTGGGCGCGACGTTGGGCGCCCCGAACTGGCGCGTCGGGAAACGGCCCGCGGCCCGGCCGGGACGCGGCGGGTGGCGGCCGGCGGGACCCCGGCGGATACTGGGCCGAACTCGCCCCGTTTCCCCGGAGACCTCCGCATGTTCCGCCCTCGCCTGA
- the dcd gene encoding dCTP deaminase yields the protein MILTGPAIEARRQRGDIIIDPYLPERLNPNSYNLSLHDELLVYDDLELDMAKPARYTRHRIPKEGLMLAPHRLYLARTVERTETRNLVPMLEGRSSVGRLGLFIHVTAGFGDVGFCGFWTLEMFCVQPVRIYAGVEIGQIFYHTLEGEPLNYAEAPGAGGKYQHNRDIQPSLLYREFQQDPQGELFEHAGG from the coding sequence TTGATCCTCACCGGCCCCGCGATCGAAGCCCGGCGGCAGCGCGGAGACATCATCATCGACCCCTATCTCCCCGAGCGGCTCAACCCGAACAGCTACAACCTGAGCCTGCACGACGAGTTGTTGGTCTACGACGACCTGGAACTCGATATGGCGAAGCCGGCCCGCTACACGCGGCACCGGATTCCGAAGGAGGGGCTGATGCTGGCCCCGCACCGGCTCTATCTGGCCCGCACCGTGGAGCGGACGGAGACCCGGAATCTCGTGCCGATGCTCGAGGGCCGCAGCAGCGTGGGGCGGCTGGGCCTGTTCATTCACGTCACCGCGGGCTTCGGCGACGTGGGCTTCTGCGGGTTCTGGACGCTGGAGATGTTCTGCGTCCAGCCGGTGCGAATCTACGCCGGCGTGGAGATCGGCCAGATCTTCTATCACACCCTCGAAGGCGAGCCGCTGAACTACGCCGAGGCCCCCGGCGCCGGCGGCAAGTACCAGCACAACCGCGACATCCAGCCAAGCCTGCTGTACCGCGAGTTCCAGCAGGACCCGCAGGGCGAATTATTCGAGCACGCGGGCGGCTGA
- a CDS encoding HisA/HisF-related TIM barrel protein — translation MERFAAPPVAAAAMRILPVIDVRHGLAVRAVGGRRAHYRPFRSPLSPDADPLTLARRIRERWGTNALYLADLDAVEQGGPAYSQANAALWHALIDDGFRLLLDPGVRGAGDLDAGLTPGDSRVVIASETIESLPALRSCLRDERSVLGCDLRAGEAVGPEGLLDAVRVSDAPVLLLDVAAVGVGQGVPTLPLCRELRAAQPSRAVLTGGGVRSIADVRAAEAAGVSELLVASALYDGRLSAQDLRPYLPPTV, via the coding sequence ATGGAACGCTTCGCCGCTCCTCCCGTCGCGGCGGCGGCGATGAGGATTCTGCCCGTCATCGACGTGCGGCACGGCCTTGCAGTGCGGGCCGTCGGCGGGCGCCGCGCGCACTACCGCCCGTTCCGCTCCCCGCTCTCCCCGGACGCGGACCCGCTCACGCTCGCCCGCCGCATCCGGGAGCGGTGGGGGACGAACGCCCTGTACCTCGCAGACCTCGACGCCGTCGAGCAAGGCGGCCCCGCCTACTCGCAGGCCAACGCGGCGCTCTGGCACGCGTTGATCGACGACGGGTTCCGCCTCCTCCTCGACCCGGGGGTGCGGGGGGCGGGCGACTTGGACGCCGGGTTGACTCCCGGGGACTCCCGGGTCGTGATTGCTTCGGAGACAATTGAGAGTCTCCCCGCGTTGCGCTCCTGTCTGCGGGACGAGCGGAGCGTGCTGGGCTGCGATCTGCGGGCCGGCGAGGCGGTCGGGCCGGAGGGCCTCCTGGACGCCGTTCGCGTCAGCGACGCGCCCGTATTGCTGCTGGACGTGGCCGCGGTCGGCGTGGGGCAGGGGGTGCCGACGCTGCCGCTGTGCCGCGAACTGCGGGCGGCGCAACCGTCGCGGGCCGTGCTGACCGGGGGCGGGGTGCGCTCGATTGCGGACGTGCGGGCCGCGGAGGCGGCGGGGGTTTCGGAACTGCTCGTCGCCTCCGCCCTGTACGACGGGCGGCTTTCCGCGCAGGATCTCCGCCCGTATCTCCCGCCGACCGTATGA
- a CDS encoding LON peptidase substrate-binding domain-containing protein, translated as MTPPDFPPDDDDRPGGGLSGRSGDDGAGRGSGEDDDDCGVPEPIAPHATKGPERLPRDFSGKVPLFPLPGCVFFPHTLLPLHVFEPRYRAMTRDALGLEAWDEPGGPVRAGRRGERLIAMARLREGFDTELTHGEDSVTESDRSPIHDTVCIGKIVAEQELPDGRFHIVLRGVVRAAVKSERVTEAGYRLAAVAPLPDCCGPRPDLDRPARTKQITDRFVGLFPDVDLPDVLARAFGRCVTPGMVCDVVASVLQLSPDESQELLDQTDPDVRTDVVLRHLRRHLVKAGFKTGRTGMADPQWN; from the coding sequence ATGACGCCCCCCGACTTCCCCCCCGACGACGACGACCGCCCCGGGGGCGGTCTGTCGGGCCGGAGCGGCGACGACGGGGCTGGCCGCGGCTCCGGCGAGGACGACGACGACTGCGGCGTGCCTGAACCCATCGCGCCCCACGCCACCAAGGGGCCGGAGCGTCTGCCCCGCGACTTCAGCGGCAAGGTGCCGCTGTTCCCGCTGCCGGGGTGCGTGTTCTTCCCTCACACCCTGCTCCCGCTGCACGTGTTCGAGCCGCGGTACCGGGCCATGACCCGCGACGCCCTCGGCCTAGAAGCGTGGGACGAACCGGGCGGGCCGGTCCGGGCGGGCCGTCGCGGCGAGCGGCTGATCGCGATGGCCCGGCTGCGGGAGGGGTTCGACACCGAACTGACGCATGGCGAGGACTCCGTCACCGAGAGCGACCGCTCGCCGATCCACGACACGGTCTGCATCGGTAAGATCGTCGCGGAGCAGGAACTACCCGACGGCCGCTTCCACATCGTGCTGCGGGGCGTCGTCCGGGCCGCCGTGAAGAGCGAACGGGTGACCGAAGCCGGCTACCGCCTCGCCGCCGTGGCCCCGCTGCCGGACTGCTGCGGCCCCCGCCCGGACCTCGACCGCCCCGCCCGCACCAAACAGATCACCGATCGGTTCGTCGGCCTGTTCCCGGACGTCGACCTGCCGGACGTCCTCGCGCGGGCTTTCGGCCGCTGCGTGACGCCGGGGATGGTCTGCGACGTGGTGGCGAGCGTGTTGCAGCTCTCGCCGGACGAATCCCAGGAACTGCTGGACCAGACCGACCCGGACGTCCGCACCGACGTGGTGCTCCGTCACCTGCGGCGGCACCTCGTGAAGGCCGGGTTCAAGACGGGCCGCACGGGCATGGCCGACCCGCAGTGGAACTGA